DNA sequence from the Candidatus Krumholzibacteriota bacterium genome:
ATTCCGAGGAGATCAGAAAAATATTCAGCAGTCTCGACAGGTGTTACAGAGGTACTGGTATAGTCAAGTTCAACGCTTTCGAAGATATCGGGGGCATGCAGAGTTATTCGATCTGCTTTCTGACTCTTGAGAAAAACGGACTGATCCTGACCAACCTTGTCGGAAGAAACTCGACACGGGCGTACGCGCTCGAGGTCAAGGACGGGAACCCTACTCGTGACCTCAGTGAAGAGGAAAAGGAAGCTCTCGCCTACGCGGTCAAATCCCTTACGCAATAGCTTGCATCGGTCTGGATTTGCGGAAGTCGCTGGTCGATATGACTGTGATCAGAGGTCTTTTCCCTTGTCCGAATAGCGCTCAAGGATCCGTTTTTCGGTCTCCGAGAGGTTCTCATAACCTTTCTCCGAGATCTTGTCGAGGATCGAATCGATTTTATCGGCGTCATTCGCCGCCGCGCCTCGTTTGTCATCCTGGTCTTTTTCAAAGCTGATCTTCAGCGGGAATCTGTCCCATAATCTCGATAGCCAGGAGAAAAATCCTCTGCTTCTGTGATCGTTCTTGAGATAGATAAGTCCCGCGGCCATTCCTCCAAGATGGGCAAAATGGGCTATTATTCCCCCGCCGGCTATTCCGAAGACGAAAGAGACCGCTCCGAGGATGATGACGAGAGTCCTGGCCCTTATCGGGATGATCCCCCAAATATATATCTGGTTATATGGAAAGAGAACGGCGTAGGCGAGGAGGATACCGTATCCAGCCGCAGAGGCACCGATC
Encoded proteins:
- a CDS encoding DUF4446 family protein — protein: MDLNGMIAENLNAIVLSSAILSLFLAASVIFMLLEIRRMRKPFGEMAQFHKSSGTEKSLEKLLKGVDENREYIRGHSEEIRKIFSSLDRCYRGTGIVKFNAFEDIGGMQSYSICFLTLEKNGLILTNLVGRNSTRAYALEVKDGNPTRDLSEEEKEALAYAVKSLTQ
- a CDS encoding rhomboid family intramembrane serine protease codes for the protein MQYQYRRNPYSNLFGNSVVNKIVIANVIVFFLQIILSRTGFQDFFALYPRDVIFKGYIWQLVTYMFLHGSLSHIFFNMIVIWMFGTTLEQVWGSRRFLKYYFICGLGGAVFSFIFSFNVPVIGASAAGYGILLAYAVLFPYNQIYIWGIIPIRARTLVIILGAVSFVFGIAGGGIIAHFAHLGGMAAGLIYLKNDHRSRGFFSWLSRLWDRFPLKISFEKDQDDKRGAAANDADKIDSILDKISEKGYENLSETEKRILERYSDKGKDL